A single region of the Lysinibacillus sp. B2A1 genome encodes:
- a CDS encoding BMC domain-containing protein (ethanolamine utilization protein; involved in the degredation of ethanolamine), whose translation MSVEINGALGMIETRGLIGSIEAADAMVKAANVNIVGKVHVGGGIVTVLVTGDVGAVKAATDAGSEAARRVGELLSVHVIPRPHSELLAILPK comes from the coding sequence ATGAGTGTTGAAATTAATGGAGCATTAGGAATGATTGAAACTAGAGGGTTAATTGGGTCTATTGAAGCAGCAGATGCTATGGTGAAAGCTGCAAACGTTAATATTGTTGGTAAAGTACATGTTGGTGGAGGAATTGTCACTGTTTTAGTAACGGGAGATGTTGGAGCCGTTAAAGCTGCAACAGATGCAGGCTCTGAGGCTGCACGTCGTGTTGGCGAATTGTTATCTGTGCATGTGATTCCACGTCCGCATTCAGAACTATTAGCCATTTTACCAAAATAA